DNA from Chloroflexota bacterium:
ATCCCGATGTGCCCGCAGTTCGAAACGCCGACCGCGCAGACGCCGTGCTTCTGGGCTCGGTCGATCGCCTGCTTTGCCGCGACGGTCGCCGCGTACGGGCCGGCGGCGCGGTCGCCGTCGATGCGCAGGGCTGGCCCCGAATCGTGAATCACCGTCGGATGCGCCTCGCGTTGAACGTTACCGCTCCGGATGAGATTGACGTTCAACGGCACGCGCACGATGCCGTGGCTGCTGTATCCGCGCAGGTCGGCTTCGGTTAGGACGTCCGCGATCGCATCCTGCTGGGCAGGACTGACATCGAGCGCCGCGAAGATCGCGCAGATGAACCGTCGCTCGGCCTCGGCGGTGAGAAGCATCGAGATCGTCTCCCGGGACGAAGTAGGCGCTCTGTCGTGGGCGTGGTGCCTCAAAACTTCAACCGACCGGACGGGTGACATCGCGGCGCGGCGCGTGCGATCATACGCCGGGAAGGCCACGGACCACCAGCGGGCGGGTGCGTGCGCCCGGGATCTGAGATCGCGGAGAGGGGGAGCCGGTCAATGGAAGAGCGCGTCACCATCGATTCCGAGGGCCTGAAGCTCGCGGGAGTGCTCCACATCCCGCAGGGCCTTCGTCCCGGCGAGCGACGGCCGGCCTTCCTCGTGCTTCATGGCTTCGGCGGCAACAAAGAAGGCGAGGGGTGCCGGGGACCCTGCGACCAGCTCGCGGAGTGGGGCTACGTGGCCATGCGGTTCGATTTTCGCGGCTGCGGGGACAGCGAAGGCGAGCACGGCCGCATTATCTGTCTCGAGCAGGTGGCCGACACGCGTAATGCCATCACGTTCATGCAGAGCCGACCAGAGGTGGACCCGGATCGCATCGGCCTCATCGGCAGCAGCTTCGGCGCCGCCGTGGCCGTCTATACGGGCGGGACGGACCCGCGCGTCGCCGCCGTCATCTCCCAGGGCGGCTGGGGCGATGGCGAGCGCAAGTTCCGGGGCCAGCACGCTACCCCCGAGGCCTGGGCGCGCTTCACGAATATGCTGGCCGAGGGCAAGCGGCACCGCGAGCGCACCGGGCAATCGCTGATGGTCGATCGCTTCGACATCGTGCCGATCCCCGAGCATTTGCGGACCAATATGAGCGCGCGCTCCATCATGCAGTTCCCGGCGGAGACCGCGCAGAGCATGTTCGACTTCCGCGCCGACGACGTTGTGGGGAACATCGCGCCGCGGCCGCTCTTGTTGCTGCACTCGGCCAACGATTCGGTCACGCCGACGGAGCAGTCTATCGAGTTGTTCAAGCGCGCGAAGCCGCCGACGGAGCTCCACCTCTTGAGCGGCGTCGACCACTTCATGTTCAACCAGAAGGAGCCGCGGGTCACCGCCCTTATCGCCGGTTGGCTCGAAAAGTATTTTCCCGTTCGGGCGGTGGAACCGGCGGCGGCCGGCCGCTGATTTCGGTTGGGCAGTCGATGGCGGAGACCAGACCGGAATCGACATCCCGTTTGCGACAGAAAGGCGGCGCATGGGAAGACTGCTGACGGCGCTCGTGGTCCTCGGCCTCGGCTGGCTCGTCGTGGACCGGCGCGCGCGGCAGGAGGCGACTGAGCTGCTTCGGGACCTCTCGGACTCCGCGATCATGCTGCTACTGCGATCGACGTCGGGCTTCGCCAGCGACGTGCCCGAGCCGATCCAGCGCGAAGAGCAGGAGAGGCGAACGCGGTGGCGTTAAATGGACGACAGCGCATCGTGGTCCTGGGCGGTGGGAGCGGCGGGGTTGTCGCGGCGACGAGCCTCGGTCGCCGGTTGGGAGCGGCGCACGACGTCACGCTGATCGATCGGCGGGCGGACCACGTCTACATGCCGGCCTTCCTCTCGCTCATGATCGGCGAGCGCCGGCCGCGCGACATCACGCGACCGCTCGATCGGCTTGCGCGCCGCAACGTCCGCGTCATCACTGGCGAGATCGAAGGGATCGACCTCGCGCGGCAGGAAGTACGGCTCGCCGACGAGGTCGTTCCCTATGACCACCTCGTCATATCGCTCGGACTGCAGACCCGTCCCGAGGCCATCCCCGGATTCACCGAGGCCGCCAACCACGCCTGGGAGATGGACGCGGCGCTGCGCCTGCAGGAGAAGCTGGCGCGATTCGAGGGCGGCCGAGTGGTGATCGGCGTGCCGCCCGGACCATTTCGCTGCCCACCGGCGCCGTACGAGGCCCAGTACGTGCTCCACGACTACTTCGTACGCCGCGGTGTGAGGTCGCAGGTGAAGATGGACTTCTTCACCCGCGACCCGATGCCGCGCGGTCCCGCCCACGATCCCGCGATCTGGATGGACGCGCACGCCCGACGTCGTGGGATCACTCAGCACTACTCCTTCGCCGTGGAGTCGATCGATCCGGAGCGCCGGGTCGTGCAGGGTCGCTTCGGCCTCGCGCTGGACTACGATCTCCTCTTCCTTGTCCCTCCCCACGAACCGGCGCGAGTCCTCGTCGATAGCCACATTGCGGATTCGGTGGCCGGCGTGCGCGTTGACTTCGATACGCTCGAGACGCGATGGGAAAATGTGTACGCCATCGGCGATTGCGCCGACGTGCCGGCGTCGAAGGCGGGCGTCGTCGCGCACCAGGAAGCCGACGTCGTCGCCCACAACATCGCCGTGAAGATCACCGGCCGGGGAGATCCCCAGACGCTTCGCCTCCACACGATGTGACTGCTCTCCTTTGGCGCCGGGCGCGCCGCCGTGAATCGGACCACGTACCCGAACGGCTGGCCGCCGCTGGGATCGGGCTCGTCGCGCAGCACCGGCCCGTCGCCGATCCTCTACTGGACGAAAATCGCCTTCGAGAAGTGGTGGCTCTGGCGATACTTCTAGCGTGGGAGTGGAGCGATGGGGGAGCGTGACGACCGCCTGACGGGCATCATCTGTGCCTGCCTCACCCCGTTTGATCGAGAGAACCGCATCGATTTCGAAGCGCT
Protein-coding regions in this window:
- a CDS encoding FAD-dependent oxidoreductase translates to MALNGRQRIVVLGGGSGGVVAATSLGRRLGAAHDVTLIDRRADHVYMPAFLSLMIGERRPRDITRPLDRLARRNVRVITGEIEGIDLARQEVRLADEVVPYDHLVISLGLQTRPEAIPGFTEAANHAWEMDAALRLQEKLARFEGGRVVIGVPPGPFRCPPAPYEAQYVLHDYFVRRGVRSQVKMDFFTRDPMPRGPAHDPAIWMDAHARRRGITQHYSFAVESIDPERRVVQGRFGLALDYDLLFLVPPHEPARVLVDSHIADSVAGVRVDFDTLETRWENVYAIGDCADVPASKAGVVAHQEADVVAHNIAVKITGRGDPQTLRLHTM
- a CDS encoding alpha/beta hydrolase, whose amino-acid sequence is MEERVTIDSEGLKLAGVLHIPQGLRPGERRPAFLVLHGFGGNKEGEGCRGPCDQLAEWGYVAMRFDFRGCGDSEGEHGRIICLEQVADTRNAITFMQSRPEVDPDRIGLIGSSFGAAVAVYTGGTDPRVAAVISQGGWGDGERKFRGQHATPEAWARFTNMLAEGKRHRERTGQSLMVDRFDIVPIPEHLRTNMSARSIMQFPAETAQSMFDFRADDVVGNIAPRPLLLLHSANDSVTPTEQSIELFKRAKPPTELHLLSGVDHFMFNQKEPRVTALIAGWLEKYFPVRAVEPAAAGR